One part of the Hippopotamus amphibius kiboko isolate mHipAmp2 chromosome 14, mHipAmp2.hap2, whole genome shotgun sequence genome encodes these proteins:
- the CRYL1 gene encoding lambda-crystallin homolog isoform X1: protein MQPARPRNVGDCLCQGSDVCVGRARWGAGPRRAGGAARPSACTSAVLLGHTHVTRACRRAHAQPRGKGFSPTSSVAPNLPALRAPPPPSLPDTHRGRGAAFSPGWMARRQGRGARPVGTWSLAGAPLPGGGAGAGRGACALGLGARAGGFLHPDSRLPSTPAARGSRPGRYPLGRRRRPAPPAALCLRRCGGAGWAGASRQRRRWCRESTSWEQARGGSRPHLCRPAPWSKLHFIKDYHFFTDALKAEQGRACRRAKPGGRSPALPPVLACSCDAPCPPRPRRVPRAARGGGLWRWGPRGQPLSWGSILSQHTLFREGVVSPGDLDLVMSDGLGMRYAFIGPLETMHLNAEGHERERSR from the exons ATGCAGCCTGCACGGCCCAGGAATGTGGGGGACTGCTTATGCCAGGGGTCGGACGTGTGCGTCGGGCGGGCGAGGTGGGGGGCCGGGCCACGGCGTGCAGGTGGGGCGGCGCGCCCCTCCGCGTGCACCTCTGCTGTCCTCCTGGGTCACACACACGTCACACGTGCGTGCAGACGGGCACACGCACAGCCGCGCGGAAAGGGCTTCTCACCGACGTCCTCCGTCGCCCCGAATCTCCCTGCCCTgcgtgcccccccgccccccagtctCCCAGACACCCACAGGGGCCGAGGGGCTGCTTTCTCCCCGGGCTGGATGGCAAGgcggcaggggcggggggcgcggccCGTGGGGACCTGGAGTCTGGCGGGGGCGCCTCTGCCCGGGGGAGGGGCAGGCGCTGGGCGGGGGGCGTGTgcgctggggctgggggcccgggCGGGGGGCTTTCTCCACCCCGACTCCCggctcccctccacccccgccgCTCGGGGCAGCCGGCCTGGCAGGTACCCCTTGGGTAGGCGCCGCCGTCCCGCCCCACCTGCCGCCCTCTGCCTGCGGAGGTGTGGGGGCGCGGGGTGGGCGGGTGCATCCCGGCAGCGAAGGCGATGGTGCAGGGAGAGCACGTCCTGGGAGCAGGCCCGGGGCGGCAGCAGGCCCCACCTCTGCAGACCCGCTCCCTGGTCTAAGCTGCACTTCATCAAAGATTATCACTTTTTTACAGACGCATTAAAAGCTGAGCAAGGCCGGGCTTGCAGGCGGGCGAAGCCTGGAGGACGGTCTCCAGCTCTTCCGCCCGTCTTGGCCTGTTCCTGCGACGCCCCGTgccccccgcgcccccgtcgCGTCCCCAGAGCTGCGAGGGGAGGAgggctgtggaggtgggggcctAGGGGACAGCCGTTGAGTTGGGGTTCCATCCTTTCACAGCATACTCTTTTCAGG GAAGGAGTGGTGTCCCCGGGCGACCTTGACCTCGTCATGTCGGACGGCCTGGGCATGCGGTACGCGTTCATCGGGCCCCTGGAGACCATGCACCTCAACGCAGAAG